The DNA window TGACCCTATTGTAGTAGCACTGTTTAACGCAAGATCCGAGGTGGTTTGTGCAAATTCATCCTTTCCTGACTTCCTGAGCTCCTGAAAAACGTTTTTGGGGAAAACAGTGTACCCTCACCACCCCATCGGTAGGGTTCTCTCCGGGCTTCCGGCGACTCGCCATGGCCGGCCGCCACCGCAACCCACTTCCCCACTCCTACCcccgcggcggtggcgctggcaaCCACCCGCATCCTCCTCCGCTCCGCCACCCGCACCACCCCCACCTCCCGCCCCACCACCACATCGACGACTACCGCGAGCCGCAGCGCCTGCCCCCGCGCCACCACCCCGACGACTTCCGCGACCCGCCCCGCCTGCCGCCCGGTCACCCCGACAGCTTCctcgagcagcagcagccgcctcATCTCCGCCATTTTGCGGGCtacggccacggcggcggcccccTCCCCCTGCCGCCCCAGCCGCACAtgctggcggcgctggaggagCGGCTCGGCGCTGAGATCGACGAGGCGCACGCGCTGCTCGCGCAGAACCAGCGGCTGGCCGCGACGCACGTGGCGCTCGTGCAGGAGGTCGCCGCCGCGCGGCACGAGCTCGGCCACACCGCGCGCGCTCTGGCCTCCGCTCAGGAGGAGGGCGACCTACGTCTTCGCGAGGTGCGGATGCTCTCCCCCCACGAGCTTCAGCGTGCTGAAGCCTGAATGTATCTTCGTTTTCTACCCATTGCAAATTTATGCGCAAGCGCAAATACATACTTATCTGGAAACAGCGTGCCCAATTTAACCTAAGAATTGAAGCTATGTTGAGCTTCAGCCCTGGCCTAGAGGCTCTCTTGTGTTTGTTTGGTGTCTATAGAGACCTAAGTTTCTCCCACTCTTGTAGATTTAGGGCTAATTTGACTTTTCAGTGTATATTTTGTGTCGCAGTGGATCTATTTGGGACTGGCCATGTGAACTTGAAACTTGTAATGCCATTAAATCAACATTCTGTATTGTTTAGTTTATTACACTCCCTTGGGCGCTGTATTTGGAGACTGCCACCTTTCATGATAAATTTGTGCATGACATCCTAGGTCACTAAAATCTCCAAAAAACAATCAAAACACGCATGTGCACCCATTTTTTTGGCTTGTATAGTACCAGCAGTTGGAAAATATGAAAGAGGATATAGAAGTGCAACCTGGGCACACATGTCCTAATCTTTTTGCCTAGTCAAACACCCCAAACAGTGTTATTCCTGGTGATATTTGGAGTGTCCCAAAATAAAATCTGCAGTTCGCACACCTGCACGCAgattaaacaccgacacccaCACCTGTGCCAATGAAACACTATATATAATTGAAAAAGAGGCAAGCTTGCCTCAGGTTTTGGCTGCCTAAGTGGGTTTGGTGGCTGGCAAGGCAAGGAGGGAACTAGGTTGCAATTGGGTACTAGACAGGAGAGCCGCCTAGTGCCTTGGCAGGCTAGGCGGCTGCCTTCCAGAATAATGGAAGAGACAAGCCACAAAATTAGAACCCAAGTTTATTTATGCTATACTTTTTATTAGTTACACTTGTATGTGCGTTTTCAAGAAATTGCATTAGCTGTAGGTTTGAAAATTGAAACTGCATAACTTGAATAAGTGGGATTTTTATGTTTTAGCTTGAGGTAATACCTCATTTTCAGGTGACATTTTCAAATACTTACATGCTATATTATCATGTAAATTCATGTATCTTTGAGTCTATGACCCGCCTGGCTTAGTTGAATAAAATAGCTCTGCTCCCTATCAGGTGGTAAAGAGAAGAGAGTACGGAAGAATTGTAAACAGATTAACAGAGCAGACTGCCAGAAAGATTGTAAATGTGTCAAATGAAATTAATTTATGGTTCTTTTGATTGTAATGTCCAAAATGATTTATAGGTCTATGAGAGATCAATGAAGATGGAAGCAGAGCTTCGGGCAGTACATGAAATGAGAGCAGAGCTTGCACAAGATCGTCTGTACATTCAAAACCTGGGTGCAGCAAGGCAGGAACTCATGGGCCAGGTCCAGGGGTTAACACAGGATTTGGCTCGTTCAGCAGAAGACTTGCAGAAGGTGTCTGCACTAAAAGCTGAGATCCAGGAGATCAAACACGAAACACAGCATTTGAGGTAGATCTCTATTAAATCTTTGACCAATCCCCTTTATTTCAAAATAGGTCTAAGGTTTTTCAATCTGTGGCAAATATGAAATTTGCATACAGACTTATATGACGCTCTATCTTCTCTTCCCTGGTTTATCTTTATTTTCTCCCAATCAACATTATTGGTAATCATTGTCTTAGCCATTTTGTTCTTCCCTTTCACCTGGTCCTGTAACCATCTTGGCTGTTCTGCTAGTCAAAACACACCTCACTCCAAACTGGAATGATATGTTCATCAAGTAGATTCAATGGAATTTTGATCATCTGTTGAGTAATGCAGAGAAAGGCAACTTTACAATGAATGCCTTTGCTTTCTTCAAATTGTATGATACTTAATTATGGATCAACATGCAGATCTGGTATTGAGCTTGAGAAGAAAGGATATGCCGAGAGTTATGAGCAGGGACAAGAGATGCAGAAGAATTTAATTTCAGTGGCTTCTGAAGTGGAGAAACTCCGAGCTGAGGTTGCTAACGCGGAGAACAGATCACGGGCCGTTATGTCTGCAGGAAATCAAGGTATGATCTGAGTAGGAGGAAGCTTATATTTTTATCTTTTCTGCCCAGAACGGTAATTCTGCAACTTACGCGAACAATAGGCGGGATTGCCTTGGCAATAAATCTAGCCAAATGTTAAGATAATGTTTTAAAAGATGCTGCCAGAGTGATATTTGAGATGTGAAAAATCTGTGTGCTAAATCCTGACCTATCTGTGTACCGTATTCTTTAGAAACTACCATCCTGTTGTGAAACTTAATGTTGTGTTGGCTGTTCAGTATCAGGCATAATAGGTTAAGCTGATAGTCTGTTGTAATAGGTGATTCGGTGAATCTGATTAACTAGTTCAATCTTTGTATGTGGTATGTGTGATATAATTTGTGCTGACTACCCTGCAGGTTATGTTGGAAGCTATGGGAATCCCAAGGGCAATTTTGCCCCAAATCCTTATAACACTGGTTACAGCATGAATCAAGTATGTCTCCTGGCCTCCAGTTCATTTTCTGCAGAACCAGCCCTCACATCCCTTAATCCTCATTTAAAGGGGCGTCTCTATTGCAGGCAaatgctgctgattctgcctCCCAGTATGGACCTGGCGCAACACATGCTTCATGGGGTGCCTATGACATGCAAAGGGCATCTGGGCGGAGATAAATACCAATTTGCTTGCCCATTCACTAAAGTGTACACACATAACTTTGGCCGTGACTTCCATGTGAATGTTGTGGTAGATAGAGCACAGCTTTGACAAATGGCACACAGATTTACTTCCAGCTTATCTTCCTATCGGCCTGTATAAGTGAATATATATACTTTCTGCCGATGAAGTCAATGTGGTGATTGTTTGTGTATGAATCGAGATATTGACTCGAGCGCGAATGGTTATCAGTGGGGTACGAGCGATGTGATGTTCAATTGTGCATAACGTTTGACTAGTTAGGTCTAAGTTGAAAATTAATCTCTTATGACATTGGGATGCCCATTGAGTTACCCATGTATTTATGTGCACATTTTAACATGATAATCATGCACAGCATATTTGGGATATTCAAGCGCGCAAAACCCAACTCAACAGTTGATAAGAATTGGATTGAATTTCCTTGTGATAACTGCCGTATTGCCAGAAATCTCATACGCCATTTCTTGCCATCCAACGATCTCAACTACCTGTTGACCCTCCAATGATCTCAACTACTGAAGTCGAGTAAACGAAAATAGTTTAGCATGGCTGGAACTGGTGGAAGACAGCTTACATGAGAAGCATTCTGAAATTCTGCAGGTTGAGCAAACAGGTTGCAGGTTCACGGCCCTGATGCACGATGGTATCAATAGAAAAAACATAGAACGACAATCCATTGATACATgatagcaaaaaaaaaaaagaagagagcAAGAATCACTTTACATTCGAAAGGCGTCAGTAGCAGAGGAAGCGATAAGCTCAGTCTTCGACCCATGCTACCGCGAGCACATACGCAAGGCGAAATCATCAGTGTGCTCGCAGGCACAGTGTGCGGACAGGTCTTATCTAAAGTCTAGACCACCACAAGAATATAAGATGTACAAGATACAAGCATCAAACGGTTCACAAGTTACACACAAACTTACAGCTCCCCTAATGCCAAACTGTGCATTGGCGTCATGGAATGTTATTTGCTACCAGTAAGCACTGCACAGTGGAAACAGATGACACGCTTATGATCTTATGCTTGTGGGAAAACTTTATTGGGTGGGATATTTTCACGCCGCTCAACATAGGCGGCCGGGAACCACCCGGCCTTCCCTCGGCATTCTCCTTCAGCCCAACCGTTGGGAGCAATCTGTTGCAGGCACGGAAAGAATAAGCAATCATACAGTAAAATAGTACTGAGTCAATTAGTTGAATAGTTTCAGTGTTTATTATTGGTTGAACGGGCAAATTCATCCCTATATTGCTTCCACCAAAGTATGATTATTTTCTTTAGTAACTGATAGACTGATTCATCCATACAAGCCTGTAGGCAGTCATTCTGCCCTCACTACAGGAGGGCAAGTGCCCATATGCTAATTGGTTAATCTTTGACCTGATAGTTTCTTATGATTACGTAACAATTCTGAAAGACAGAGGGAACTACATTACTTCCACAGATGAAATTGCTAAGAACACACTAACCTGACGAACAACAACATAATCGCCAACAATTAAGCTCAGTTCCTTCTCTGTGGTCCCATTGAAGTTATGCACTGCCTGCAGCACAAAGAAAAATTGGTCAACATAAATGAAAGTATATGTATTTTTTTCTTTACTACTGGTTACTCCATTTCACCTCAGCAAGGAAATATTGGGCTTTCTCAGCACGCTTATGAGAAGATATAATAGGTGGTGCAGATTCTCTCTTCTGCTTCTCAGAGGACATCTACAGAAAAAGAAttcataaaaaaaaagaaatgcaAGAGAACTTTCATAACCTACCAATCAAAGTGAAAAGTGAAAACTCTACCTCAGCCTCAACGTCATCAAGTATTGCAGCTAATCTCAGATAGAATAATTTTTCTGCTTCTACCTTCAACAAGATGAATGGCCAAGGATAAGAAACAGATGAATGAAAAAAATGCAAATAGAATGACCATTATTATAAGCAGGCAATCTCACCATGCCAACCAGCCGCTGAAGGGTTACCCGTTGCTGCTGAGATTCAACAGCCGCAAGTGCAGCTGCTGCTTCCTTTCCTAACACAGCCATACTTGCTTTGTGCTCTATCATTTTAGCTTCGGACTGTTGAAGCTTTGTAGTGTGCTCCGGAATTGGAGCTTCTCTGACCCGTGCCTTTCTTCTGGCAATTTCAGCAGACTGTTGCACAAACAAGAAGGATCAGGTGCATGCAAGTAACAATAATTGAAAGTAACTCCTTTGAAGCAAGGATCAAGTCACCAGTACATACAAGGATCTCAGCTTCATGTCTCATCCGGCTATAACGCTGCGCAAGACCACGAGCATCTTCCAGGGGTGTGCCCATAGACATTGCCCTCAATGGGTCTATAATCTGAAACGCCAAAAATTGGAAGAATGTATCTAAATGAAATCAAAATATTTAACACATACTGAGGCTCTTATACTTCTATCAAACAGAATATATTTCAGAGGCAgagctcaaatttgaattgatAAACACTGTTCTACAACCACAATATTTTCAAAATTATTGTGCAACGTGCATGGTTACCAACTCCATACAGGAAGTAGTGAAATCACATGGAAGTAAAGGGCAAACATATACAGAATGATATAATTTTTAACATTTTGGTTTTGACAAAACTAGGCAATTCTATTTATGGGCTAATTGAATCACCATGGGCTTGCGAAAATTTTACTAAAAGAAATCCAACATTTTCGATATTCTGGGGCTGTCAGGTACAATCTCTGGTTGCCAATTGCAACTTCCAGTACAAAATGCATCCATCAATAGAATTTCCAGAAAGTAAATCCATGCTAAAAATAAGTCACTTTAAAGGGCTGAGATGTATCTATCTTCCATTAAAAAGTTACTTGGTTCCATTCCAATTAGCAACCCTACCCATAGTTTTGTGGTAGTTATACCCTCGAATATGCATTCCTCATACCACCAGGCAACCAAACAAGAGACTTCAAAAGCCCCTACCCCTAAATTCCAAAAAAATTCTTCCAACCAAAGAGGACATATGTGGAAAATTAATCCAAAGAACAAACAACACTTACCTGGGAAGATAAAGTTCTGTTGAAATCTTCATACTCTTTCTCAATATTTCTCAAAGCACCTCCGTATAATGATGCTGCTTTTGCAAGGGCTTCATCACTCGCATTATTTTCACCTCCATATCTATAGCAGTCCTCTGAAAATTTTGTTCCTGTGACCAAAAGAAGGAACAGATGCAACTGTTTCACAAACCATTTCACTAGATCTGCATTTAGAGGTTTTGCATATGAGCTCCAAAGCAGAATTGGAGCAACTAAGCTGAAAAAAAAACTTTATAAATATCCTGGCAATAACTATGAAAAGAATTAATTCTTCTCAACCTCAGGTTAGCAAGGCATAGCAAGAACTCCCTCAATTCCTTTTTATAAGACATATTAGGTTATGAGGAAGTCTTCCGAGTATACTTTGACCATTAACTTATCTCATGATATATTATCAATTGGTATGAAACAAATCCTATTCAAAGATATTTGAAATACGAATCTAACAATACATCTTTTGTATACTAAACATGTGTAAGATTTGATTTGTTCAAAATTTGTAATTTTGAATCCTAATACACCCTGTATTTTGAAATGGAGGGAGCATCATCCATGATAACTACAGGCAGAAGTTGTTATTCTAGCTCATAGCAACATACTAAACTAAATTCTGGAAGGTGGACATCCAATTTCAAAATTCAAACCCTAACTAATGGCTCTACCATGTGGGAAAATGTAAATAAGACAAAAAAACAATATCGTTTTTCATATTCTGTGAGGGAATCTTATCTTAACAGAATAAACCAAGGATAAGTGACATGAACCACATAGGCACCTACCCACTTCAATATGCTTGTTTCCAATAGATACCAAACCTTCAGCTGCTCTAACAATGTCCTTCTGGAAATCCTGTTAATGTGTATACATCAGGTAAATTTAGCAACTACCATCATGAAACTCACTAAAGCATATATTGCAATCATATAGTTTTCACTTCCATATTCAATGACTTCGAAAAAGTATTGTCTAATGCATTGAACCGCAATGCTAATATAACATCAATTTTTGTCCACGTGTTCACATCACATAGGTAGGTCTTATGGCTATCTAGAATCTCCCAATCTTACCCTTCCAGAACGAGTAGAGCTATAAAATTTGTCGAGCTGTTGATGTCTCTGTAGTTCAACCTCATCAATTACAACAGAATCTGAGCGCTCATAACCAGTAGTACTGAACTGCTTTATAACAGCCTGAAAAATGTAAAATCACAAAATGTCAGCAAGGAAAGAATTAATTTTAAAGCACCAGTAAACATTGCATCCACAAAATTTTTAATTTCAAAACAATAGCATCAGCTATAAGGCCATAAGTGAGGTCATTTTCAAGTTCTCTACAGTTAATGCCTCAATTGAGGGAATATACAGAAGAACTTGAGTAAACTACACATAATCAAACTATAGAATACCCTCTTTAGTCAGACTGCTTCAGATTTATAAGCACGGCTTTAGGCAACAAGTAACAATATAGCAGGAATTGTTTATGTTTATTGCCTTCTTGTAATTAACAAAGAAAAAAAGGCTTGGAAAAAGAGACTGCAAAAATGTGGAAAAAAAGCTGTAAGTAGTCAATTCCATATGTAGTAGCATGACAGCTTTTCTATTGATACCATTATGGTAGTATAAGTTCGAAAAGTTGTGTTGTTAGAACACATGATTGTTCAAGTACAAGAGAAAACTATAGTGCAGGCAATTTACAATATAAAAAGTGACTACTAGGAATGCGATCAATACACGGCAATGATTGTAAGAAACAAAACCATTCATCATCCCATGAAGCTAGGCATGCCATTCCTGTCTATTTGTGTGAATATGAGGTCAATCAGACTACCACAATGCAGGAGCCAAAGGTTTTGCATACACATTACAAAATCGGCACATATTTCTGATTCCTAATGCACACATGGTGCCTCAATTCCAAACATAATGAGATACTAAATCTTAATTTAAAGAAGGGGCATGTTTCACATAACTACTCACAGAAGTCAAATCAGCGTGGTATGGTACGCTTCAACTAACATAACAAAATAATCATCCAATTCGTCCTTACCACGCTTCCATCAGGTAAGGACTTCGCAATCCATACAGAGCCATGATTATTACAAGTGCCTCGGCTGAAACTAGAAGTCTAGAACTCCAAGTGCCGAATTCAGTGCCTACTGAAACACAAAACCTTATCAAAACTGGTTTTTTCCGCCCTCCGCAGCCATGGAATCAATTAACTGCAACAGCGGTTTCACACTAGAGCCACAATGACCAATTCACGGTCCATCCGAATTCTCAAGATTCAACAGGACAGAAGAAGTCTCATTCATCCTAAAAACGCAGCCCGTGGGTCCAAGCTCCAACCCCACGGCAAGCAGATCCACTCGGCCCAAGAACCGCAAATTCGCATCGAAACACAAGATCCAAGCACAGGACAGGCGCGACACCCCCTAAAACCGGTAGCAAAATCTCGCTGCCATATCCTGGCGGCAGCCTCGCAACACATTGCGCAACTAAACGAAGCGAGATCACGGCCATTTTCTTCGCGCACCGGCGGGAAATGGAACCGCGAGGCGCAAGGAAGAATTGGGGTGTTTCGGGTGTGGGATCCTGACCTGCTGCTGCTTGGCGACCTGCTCCTTGAACTTGCTCGCCTGCTTCCTCAGCGCCTCCATCTCTCCCCCAGCTCCCTCTCGCTCCGCTCTCGCTCTGACACCCACGCACAAACCGCCGTCGAAGCAACTCGGACGGCGGCACCGGCACCAACACGCTGCCGTTCCAAACGATCACGGC is part of the Panicum hallii strain FIL2 chromosome 2, PHallii_v3.1, whole genome shotgun sequence genome and encodes:
- the LOC112882306 gene encoding protein FLX-like 1, which codes for MAGRHRNPLPHSYPRGGGAGNHPHPPPLRHPHHPHLPPHHHIDDYREPQRLPPRHHPDDFRDPPRLPPGHPDSFLEQQQPPHLRHFAGYGHGGGPLPLPPQPHMLAALEERLGAEIDEAHALLAQNQRLAATHVALVQEVAAARHELGHTARALASAQEEGDLRLREVYERSMKMEAELRAVHEMRAELAQDRLYIQNLGAARQELMGQVQGLTQDLARSAEDLQKVSALKAEIQEIKHETQHLRSGIELEKKGYAESYEQGQEMQKNLISVASEVEKLRAEVANAENRSRAVMSAGNQGYVGSYGNPKGNFAPNPYNTGYSMNQANAADSASQYGPGATHASWGAYDMQRASGRR
- the LOC112882307 gene encoding SH3 domain-containing protein 3, whose product is MEALRKQASKFKEQVAKQQQAVIKQFSTTGYERSDSVVIDEVELQRHQQLDKFYSSTRSGRDFQKDIVRAAEGLVSIGNKHIEVGTKFSEDCYRYGGENNASDEALAKAASLYGGALRNIEKEYEDFNRTLSSQIIDPLRAMSMGTPLEDARGLAQRYSRMRHEAEILSAEIARRKARVREAPIPEHTTKLQQSEAKMIEHKASMAVLGKEAAAALAAVESQQQRVTLQRLVGMVEAEKLFYLRLAAILDDVEAEMSSEKQKRESAPPIISSHKRAEKAQYFLAEAVHNFNGTTEKELSLIVGDYVVVRQIAPNGWAEGECRGKAGWFPAAYVERRENIPPNKVFPQA